The Quadrisphaera setariae nucleotide sequence GACGGTGCCGGGTCCGGCGGGTCCGGCGACGGGAAGCTGTCCGTCGTCTACGTGCCGGGCCTGACCGGCAACCCCTTCTACAACACCGTCGGCTGCGGCGCGGCGGCCAAGGCGACCGAGCTGGGCGTCGACTTCAAGGTCCAGGGCAGCCCCGAGTTCGACGTCGCCCGGCAGACCGCCATCGTCAACGCCGTCGTCGCCGACGCCCCCGACGCGCTGATGATCTCCGTCACCGACTCCACCGCGATGAAGCTGCCGCTGGCCGAGGCCAAGGCCGCCGGCATCGACGTCATCACCATCGACGGAGACCTCGAGGACAAGAGCATCGCGCTCACCAACATCCAGTCCGACAACGAGGAGGGCGGCGCGCTCGCCGCCGAGAACCTCGCGAAGCTGGTCGGTGGGAAGGGCGCCGTGCTCGGCATCAACCAGAGCCCCGGCAACCCGATCGGCGAGGCCCGCGAGAAGGGCTTCAAGGACAAGCTCGCCGAGTACCCGGGCATGACCTACCTCGAGACGCAGTACTCGGAGA carries:
- a CDS encoding ABC transporter substrate-binding protein, whose protein sequence is MKTPRATRAAALAAASLLALTACGGSSDDGAGSGGSGDGKLSVVYVPGLTGNPFYNTVGCGAAAKATELGVDFKVQGSPEFDVARQTAIVNAVVADAPDALMISVTDSTAMKLPLAEAKAAGIDVITIDGDLEDKSIALTNIQSDNEEGGALAAENLAKLVGGKGAVLGINQSPGNPIGEAREKGFKDKLAEYPGMTYLETQYSENSTATAAQIASAAATSNADLVGVYTMSTNNTEGAITGVREAGKTGVVRVVGYDTSEPILQALQDGTVDGVVVQYPYGEGQTGVQSAVDASQGKDVPREQTAPFVFATPENQASEEVQRYVYKTDCA